The following proteins come from a genomic window of Eubalaena glacialis isolate mEubGla1 chromosome X, mEubGla1.1.hap2.+ XY, whole genome shotgun sequence:
- the LOC133082619 gene encoding transcription factor SPT20 homolog: MQQSLEGALDRAEYVIASAQQRPPKRQYSSNGEKSLYEKLYDIYVEECEKEPGVTEELRSNVNLLEKLLRRESLPCLVVNLYPRKEGYSLMLKGENGSSAETIRLPYEEGELLKYLDAEELPPVLVGFLEKSQVNIFHRGCVIAEIRDYRQSSDREPPHYQSRHILLRPTMQTLACDVEAIASDNQKWTQEDKLLLESQLILATAEPLCLDPSISVVCTENRLLYNKQKLNTLPMKRSFKRYSMASLNRQQELSRPPPPELRALTSCKKIRESKTGGNSGLKTFKAGNGVDMWQQRPCDLAVPSQVDVEKYAKRNKSVEYDDSQSTVWPTHEVQDGSVFGCEEGSQSQTTKLTLQSLSDPFISGKRSSHKKVRCERQLSPPQSSTDDHSYSFVPGPKTDVGRVVSQSKELVQKSTQCPVQVSHSSGDSAGLRQPSPGKEPEQTKTGSVQSSVPDKGAKHPPPPITLPLNSGRSSSGDSFTSQQASSSHKSPSPAPAPKPPSPSQKFSAEVNRVSLLPATALSTAGSSQRIQVLARSSGLKIIRMVYSGEGRQASGRGSKPMQDSTTGATAPAGSNLTGQQPAGAQPPNVLPAAPPAPSQGGVQFIVKKASTLRPLALLQLPPDSLLLNTQQQAKEQPQQQCFYHLIPQQQLQQPTTSHPQQPVPQAPVRGSVSQRTDLPAQQATAINLNEVEDFLQPQVAVLSRLASAQSHPGPNLPQQGSQLSSALQLQLQPQPQPIRFKILHRSVAVTTVAAQTAQSPPPSEHTASQSEGKMKSTPIPPKP, encoded by the exons ATGCAACAATCTCTAGAAGGCGCTTTGGATCGTGCGGAGTATGTCATTGCAAGTGCCCAACAGAGACCTCCAAAAAGGCAATACTCATCTAATGGGGAAAAGTCTCTATATGAAAAACTTTATGACATTTACGTTGAAGAATGTGAAAAGGAGCCTGGGGTTACGGAGGAATTAAGAAGCAATGTGAACCTGTTAGAGAAGCTTCTTAGGAGAGAGTCGTTGCCGTGTTTGGTGGTCAACCTGTACCCAAGAAAAGAGGGCTATTCGCTGATGCTCAAGGGGGAAAATGGATCATCTGCAGAGACCATTCGACTGCCCTATGAAGAAGGGGAATTGCTCAAATACTTGGATGCAGAAGAATTACCTCCTGTTTTGGTGGGTTTCCTGGAAAAGTCTCAGGTTAACATTTTTCATCGTGGGTGTGTCATAGCAGAAATACGGGACTACAGGCAGTCCAGCGACAGGGAACCTCCCCATTACCAAAGCAGGCATATTCTCTTACGTCCCACGATGCAGACTTTAGCCTGCGATGTAGAGGCCATAGCCAGTGATAACCAGAAATGGACCCAGGAGGACAAACTTTTGCTTGAGAGCCAACTGATCTTAGCTACAGCTGAACCACTGTGTCTAGACCCTTCTATATCAGTGGTCTGCACTGAAAACAGACTGCTCtataacaaacaaaagctgaacacTCTTCCCATGAAAAGGAGCTTCAAGAGGTATTCTATGGCCTCTCTGAATCGGCAGCAGGAGCTGTCTCGTCCACCTCCTCCTGAGCTAAGAGCCCTGACTTCCtgcaaaaaaataagagaaagtaaaacaggTGGGAATTCCGGCCTCAAAACTTTTAAAGCAGGAAATGGTGTAGATATGTGGCAACAGAGACCCTGTGACTTGGCCGTACCTTCTCAAGTGGACGTGGAGAAATATGCTAAACGGAATAAGTCTGTCGAATATGATGACTCACAATCAACAGTCTGGCCAACCCACGAGGTACAAGATGGTTCTGTATTTGGGTGTGAAGAGGGCAGTCAGTCCCAGACAACAAAGCTGACCTTGCAGTCACTTAGTGATCCATTTATCTCTGGAAAAAGAAGCTCCCATAAAAAAGTCAGATGTGAGAGACAGCTGTCTCCCCCGCAATCCTCCACAGATGACCATTCCTATAGTTTCGTGCCAGGGCCAAAGACTGATGTGGGGAGGGTGGTCAGTCAGTCCAAGGAATTGGTCCAAAAGAGCACCCAATGTCCAGTGCAGGTATCACACAGCTCCGGTGACTCAGCTGGTCTCAGGCAACCTTCTCCAGGGAAAGAACCAGAACAGACTAAGACTGGGTCGGTTCAGTCTTCAGTGCCAGACAAGGGAGCCAAACATCCACCTCCACCCATCACACTTCCCTTGAACTCAGGAAGGAGCTCCAgtggtgacagtttcacttcACAGCAGGCAAGCAGCTCTCATAAATCTCCATCTCCTGCCCCTGCTCCTAAGCCACCAAGTCCTTCCCAGAAATTCTCTGCGGAGGTAAATCGAGTTAGCTTGCTTCCTGCCACGGCCCTGTCCACTGCGGGCTCATCACAAAGGATCCAAGTTTTGGCCAGATCATCTGGCCTGAAGATCATCAGAATGGTGTACTCTGGTGAAGGACGCCAGGCCTCGGGGAGAGGCTCCAAGCCCATGCAGGACTCTACCACCGGGGCCACAGCTCCTGCA GGATCAAACCTA ACTGGCCAGCAGCCTGCAGGCGCTCAGCCACCAAATGTGCTGCCTGCTGCACCACCGGCTCCTTCTCAAGGAGGTGTTCAATTTATTGTTAAAAAAGCTTCCACTCTCAGGCCCTTAGCTCTACTCCAGCTTCCACCAGACTCACTCCTTTTGAACACCCAGCAGCAGGCCAAGGAGCAGCCACAGCAGCAGTGCTTCTACCACCTGATTCCACAGCAACAACTTCAACAACCCACAACTTCGCATCCTCAGCAGCCAGTGCCACAGGCTCCTGTACGAGGTTCGGTCAGTCAGAGAACCGACTTACCTGCTCAGCAAGCAACGGCCATTAACCTCAATGAAGTGGAGGATTTTCTGCAGCCCCAGGTAGCTGTGTTGTCTCGGCTGGCCTCTGCCCAGAGCCACCCCGGGCCAAACCTCCCTCAGCAGGGATCTCAGCTCTCCTCTGCCTTGCAGCTGCAGCTGCAGCCACAGCCTCAGCCAATACGGTTCAAAATCTTGCATCGCTCAGTGGCTGTGACAACAGTAGCAGCCCAGACAGCTCAGTCCCCTCCACCTAGTGAGCATACAGCAAGCCAGTCAGAAGGTAAAATGAAGAGCACACCAATCCCTCCAAAGCCCTGA